GCCCGGGCGTGGCGCTGCGCACGTTGCCCAACCACAAGCGACTCTGCAGCGCGTCGGCCAGCGAGGGCAGGTTGAGGTCGTTCCAGGCGGCCATGGGCTGTGTGTAGCGGCCCATGCGGCCGTCGGCCTGCTGCCAGGCCACGCCATAGCCATCTGCATTCAGGCGTGCTTCGGTCAGTTCCTGCGGATCCCAGGATTGCCGAAACAGACTGTGGGGCGGATCCAGCAGGAACTGGCGCAGGGAAATCGAGGGGCCGAGGTAGGCAGCGAGCCGGCACATGTTCAGGCCTGGAGCGAACGTGGCCCGATGGTAACCTGCGCACCCGGTTTCTGAATGGCGTGCACATGGACGGCACCGACGCTCGGCTGCGCATCAGCCGCATTCCTCCCGCCCGACCAGTTGGCTCGCTCATGGACGATGTGAGGCAGGGCTTGCTCGCCCCTCCGCGCCGCCTGCCGGCCAAGTACTTTTACGATGAGCGGGGTGCCAAATTATTCGAGGACATCTGCGCGACCCAGGACTACTACCCGAGCCGTTGCGAGGCACAGTTGCTCGAAACGCACGGCGCTGCGCTGATGCAGGCGATGGATGCCCGACACCTGATCGAGCTGGGGAGCGGTAGCTCCCGCAAGACACGCCATCTGCTCCAGCATGCGGCGCCGGGCACGATCTACTGGCCGTTCGATGTGTCCGAGGAGATGTTGCGGAGCTCTGCGGCGGGTCTGGTTGCCGAGTGGTCGGGTTTGCAAGTCCATGGCCTGGTCGGTGATTACCACGCAGGGCTGGATCTGCCGATTCCTGATGAGGGGCGCCGCAGCGTGCTCTTCCTGGGTGGAACGCTGGGCAATTTTCGGCCCGAACAGGCCGAGGTCTTTCTTGGTGAAATCCGAGGGCTGCTGCGTGCCGGTGACACCCTGTTGCTGGGTGCCGACCGGGTCAAGGCGCCAGGCGTGCTGGAGCGTGCTTATGATGATCGCGAGGGCGTGACCGCGGCGTTCAACCTCAATGTGTTGCGGGTGCTCAACCGCGAGCTAGACGCCGATTTCGATCTCGACGGCTTTTCGCATCGGGCCGTGTACAACACCGAGGCTGAACGGATCGAAATGTATCTCGAGTCGCAGCGCGAGCAGGCCGTGCGCATCGGGCGGCTGGATCAAACGCTGCAATTCACGGCGGGTGAGCGCATCCGCACGGAGCTAAGCCACAAGTACAGCGAGGCATCGCTGACCGCCTTACTCGAGCCCGCCGGTTTTCGCATCGAACAGTTGCTGACGACGCCTGAGCCGACCGCCTATTCGCTGGTGCTGGCGCGCGCGGTCGACTGACGTCGCCAGCCGGGCGCTACTGCGGCAGCATCAGGAATTCCAGCAGCGCCTTTTGGGCATGCAGGCGGTTCTCCGCCTCGTCCCAGACCAGGCTGCGCGGGCCATCAATGACACCGGCCGCCACTTCCTCGCCGCGATGGGCCGGCAGGCAGTGCAGAAAGACGGCGTGTTCGGCCGCCTGCTGCATGAGCGCCTCATCGACCTGGTAGCCGGCGAATGCGGCCACGCGACTGGTTTGCTCGCTTTCCTGTCCCATGCTGGCCCAGACATCGGTGACGACAGCATCGGCCCCGGCTGTCGCTGCGCCGGGCTCACGGACGATTTGCACGCAGTCGCCGGCCTGTTCGAGCACATCGGCGTCGGGTTCGAAGCCTTCCGGGCAGGCCACGGAAAGGGTGAAGCCGAACTGACGGGCGGCCAGTGCAAAGGAATTGCAGACATTGTTGCCGTCACCCACCCAGGCGATGCGGCGGCCGCGGACGCTACCGAAATGCTCGACCAGGGTCTGGACATCGGCGAGCAGCTGACAGGGATGGAAACGGTCGGATAGCGCGTTGATGACCGGGACGTCGCAGGCCGCTGCAAACCGCTCCAGCGCCTGCTGGTCGTCATTGCGGATCATCACCGCATCGACCATGCCGCCGAGCACGCGGGCCGTGTCCTCAATGGGTTCACCGCGCCCCAGTTGGGTGTCACGCGGGGACAGGAACAGGGCATCGCCGCCCAGCTGCGCCATGCCGGCCTCGAAAGACACACGTGTCCGGGTCGAACTCTTCTCGAAGATCATCGCCAGCGTGCGCCCGACCAGGGGGCGGTGGCCGTGGCGGTCGCGCTTGAGTTCGATGGCGCGCTGGATGAGTGCATCCAGTTCAGGGCCGGTGAAGTCGAGTAGCGTGAGAAAGTCGCGTTTAGTCATCAGCTGTTCCCAAAATGAAAACGGGCCGCCCGGTGGCCGGGCAGCCCGCTAACACCGAGTGGTCTCGGTTAGGCGTTGAGGTTCTTCTCGACAAAGTCCCAGTTCACCAACTGCCAGAAGTTTTCCAGATACTTCGGCCGTGAATTGCGGTAGTCGATGTAGTAAGCATGCTCCCAGACATCGGCCGTTAGCAGCGGGGTATGACCGGCCGTCATCGGGTTGTCGGCATCGTCGGTATTGACCACGTCCAGCTGACCGTCGGCGGTCTTCACCAACCAGGTCCAGCCCGAGCCGAAATTGCCGGCAGCCGAGGTGTTGAACTTCTCCTTGAAGGCGTCCATCGAGCCGAAGGCCTTGTCGATCTCGCCGGCCAGCGCTGCACTGGGCGAGCTGCCACCGGGGGTCAGGCCATTCCAGAAGAAGGTGTGGTTCCAGATCTGGGCGCAGTTGTTGAACAGACCGCCCGGGCCGGCATTCTTGATGATCTCTTCGAGCGACGCGTTGGCAAACTCGGTGTCGTCGATCATGCTGTTGGCCTTGTCGACATACGTCTTGTGATGTTTGCCGTAATGGAAGTCCAGCGTTTCCTTGGACATGTGCGGCTCGAGTGCGTCACGTGCGTACGGCAGTTCAGGAAGTGTGAATGCCATGTGCAATCTCCTTGACTGTAAGCAAATGGGTTGGCGCCCGGGGGAGCGCGCCAAATGGAGGCTAACCATAGGGTAGCGCTGTCTTGATGACAATGACGTCCAGCCTGGGTTCAGGCCGCGTTGCACCAAGGCGGGGGCGGGCGGATCGTATTGTGGAGCCTCGGGAACGGCAGCGGTTCCGCTCAATCGGCCCAGAACTTGCTCACGTCTGGCTGTCGCGGGCGTGTCTCCAACGGATCTGTATAATCCGCGCCCGTTTCTTGTCGTCGCACCCGCGGCGGCTACCTAGCAACACCGACGGAGGTGGCTTGAATGGACGCCTTGCAACGCATCAAGCAGAAAGTCGACGAGAACCCCATCCTCATTTTTATGAAGGGCTCTCCAGATTTTCCGCAGTGCGGTTTTTCTGCACGCGCATCGCAGGCGCTGAATGCCTGTGGCGTGCCTTACGCATACGTGAACATCTATGAAGATGAAGAGATCTACCGGTCTCTGCCCAAGTTTGCGAACTGGCCCACGTTCCCTCAGCTGTACGTCAAGGGCGAGTTGATTGGCGGCTGCGATATCACGCTGGATCTGTACCAGACCGGCGAACTGCAGCGCATGCTGAAAGAAGCGGCTGGCGTCGAGGCCTAATGGTCCACGCCGCTGCCCGAGCGCCCGCCTTGTGCGGGCGTTTTTGTTCATGAGTCGTCGCAAGCCCGAGGCGGCGGCCGACGCGGCGACGGCACGCCTGGATGTGTGGCTGTGGGCGGTGCGGCTGTTCAAGACGCGGGCCATGGCCCAGGACGCGATCCGACGGGGTCACGTGCAGGTTAACGGTCAGGACGCCAAGCCCTCGCGCGGACTTCGCGTGGGTGACACGGTGTTCGTCGAGCGCCAGGGCGTGCGGGACGAAGTCGAAGTGTGCGAGTTGCTGAGCAAGCGGGTGAGTGCGACGCGGGCGGCAGAAGCGCTGCAGCGCACGCCGTCTGGTGAGCAGATGCAGGCGGCGGATGTGGAGCGTCGGCGCGTGGAACGCTTGCAGAATCGTCCGGTGGCACCGCCGCAGCGACCGAATCGTCAGAACCGGCGTGCCATTCGCCAATTCAAGGAGCGGGGCTGACCCTGTCCGCTTTGCGACCAAGGTCGCGGCCCGATGACGTCTCCGTCGCCGCCTGCGTTTGTTAGAATCCCGGGAATCAACCGGGGGCGGCTGACGCCGCGATGCCCCGCTTCACGCAACCACGAATCTGAGGAGAGCCCGAATGGGTTACAAGCACATCCGATATCCGTCAGACGGCGAGAAGATCACGGTCAAAGATGGCCAGCTGAAAGTGCCGGACAACCCGATCCTCGGATATGTGGAGGGCGATGGCATCGGCCCTGACATCACCAAGGCCTGTCTGCGGATCTGGGACGCCGCGGTCGAGATTGCCTATAACGGCCGCCGGAAGGTGCACTGGGCCGAGCTGTTTCTGGGCGAGAAGGCCGCGGGTCTGTATGACGGGGACTACTTTCCGGCCGAGACGCTGGAGGCCGTTAAGGACCTGATCGTCGCCATCAAGGGGCCGCTGACCACCCCGGTGGGCGGCGGCTTCCGCAGCCTGAACGTGGCCCTGCGCCAGGAGCTGGATCTCTACGCCTGCGTGCGCCCGGTGCGCCATTACGCCGGCGTGCCCAGCCCGCTGAAAAAGCCGGAGAAGGTCGATGTCGTGATCTTCCGCGAGAACACCGAAGACGTTTACTCGGGCATTGAGTTCCAGTCGGGCTCCGACGATCAGAAGAAGCTGGAAACCTTCCTGCGCGATGAGATGGGCGCTACCTTCTTCGATGAGTCGGGTCTGGGCGTCAAGCCGATCTCGCCATTTGCGACCAAGCGTCTGGTGCGTAAGGCGATTCAGTACGCCATCGACAACGGTCGCGAGTCCGTCACGCTGGTGCACAAAGGCAACATCATGAAGTTCACGGAAGGTGCCTTCCGGAACTGGGGTTACGAAGTGGCCCGCGAGGAATTCGGCGAGCTGACCATTACCGAGGACGAGCTGTACAGCGAGTACAACGGTCGTGCCCCTGAAGGCAAGGTGGTCATCAAGGACCGCATCGCCGACATCATCTTCCAGCTCATGTTGCTGCGTCCGGATGAGTTCGACGTGCTGGCCACGATGAACCTCAATGGTGACTACCTGTCCGATGCCTGCGCGGCCGAGGTGGGCGGTGTTGGCATTGCCCCGGGCGCCAACATGGCCGATCACGTGGCCGTGTTCGAGGCCACGCACGGCACGGCACCCAAGTACGCCAATCAGAACAAGGTCAACCCCGGTTCGCTGCTGTTCTCCGGCGTCATGATGCTGGAATACATCGGTTGGCAGGAAGCGGCCGACCTGATCACGCTCAGCTACCCCGAGGTGATCCGCGACAAGATCGTGACCTACGATTTCGCCCGTCAGATCGATGGTGCCACGGAAGTGGGTACCAGCCAGTTTGCCGACGCTTTGATCGAGCAGATGCGCGGCGGTATCGACCTGGAAGCCAAGCGCAAGCAGCGCCACGAGCAGCTGGTCAAGGAACGCAAGCAGCGTGAGATTCGCCGCCTGCTCGAGCCGCTGGAGGAGATGATCGCCACCGGCCGCACGCCGCAGACCGTGTCCGACATCATGACCCGCACGCTGATTACCGTGGCCGATAGCGCCTCGGTTGATGAGGCCATGCACCTCATGCAGTCGGAAAATGTGTCCAGTATCGTCGTCGAACCGAATGACGCCGGTGAGTGGGGCATCATGACCCGCCGCGATATCGTCACCAAGATTGTGCGGTCCAACCTGTCGCCTACGGACACCACCGTTGGCGAGATTTGCTCACGCCCGGTGTTTGCCGTGCCGCCGGACATGTCGCTGCGCGAAGCCGCCAGCGCTATGGCCGACAAGAACTTCTCGCGGCTGCTGGTGGAGAAGGATGGCGACATGATCGGTATCGCCTCCGAGACCGACATTTTCGAGACGGTCGAGCGCTTTGGCTGGGCGGCTGAATAGCCGCATCGCCTGACCTGAAAAAGGGCCGCTTCTGCGGCCCTTTTTCGTAGCTGGCCGACGGCCTGATCTGAACATCGAGGGGCTGGTCCGGTCCCAGTCTTGCGACCACCACAGTTCATTCAACAATCTGGCGCCACCGCTGCACCCGGCCGGTGCAGGGCGACGGCGCTCCGAACGGGAGTCTATGCCTGACGATCTGATTGATCAGCTTGAATCCACCCTGCCGCTGGCCGAGCACCCACAACTGGGGGTGTTGCTCGGTGCCATGCTCATCGTGCTGGTCACCGGTCTGCTCAATGCGGGCCTGCTGTATTCGCTGCGCGGAGCCCTGCGCCGCCGCAGCTTTGCCCGCAGCGTTGTCCGCCGCGCACATCGCCCGCTGTTGGCGATTTTGCCGCTGGTGGGTTTGATGACCTACTGGGATGCGCTGCCGGATGCGCCGGCCTGGGTTGGCCCTGCCGACAAGCTGACGGTGTTGCTGTTCATCTTCGCGCTGACGCTCACAGGCGTGACCGCCGCGCGTGACCTTGGCACTTCGTACCTGCGCGCCACGGAGCCGGGGGCGGAGCAGGGCGACCACCGGGCGCGCCGCATTCACACCCAGGCCCAGTTGTTGGCGCGGATTGTCGCCTTTCTGGTGGCCGTGGTCGGCGTGGCGGCCGCGCTGATGACCTTTCCGGGCGTGCGCCAGATCGGCGCCAGCATGTTGGCCTCTGCCGGTGTGGCCGGCATCGTCATCGGTTTTGCCGCCCGTCCAGTGCTCTCAAACCTGCTCGCGGGCGTTCAGATTGCCCTGACCCAACCCATCCGGCTGCGTGATTCCGTGGTCGTGGAGGGCGAATGGGGATGGATAGAGGAAATCCGCGCGACCTACGTCGTGGTCCGCATCTGGGACCGTCGTCGGCTGCTGCTGCCACTGCAGTGGTTTATCGATCACCCGTTTGAGAACTGGACGCGGACCAGCTCCAATCTCATCGGCGTTGTTTCGCTATGGGTGGACTATCGCATGCCCATGCAGCCGCTCCGCGAGGACGTGACCCGGCTGTGCGAAGCCTCGGATTTCTGGGACGGGGATCTGGCCATTCTGCAGGTTGTTGATAGCACCGAACGCGGCGTGCGGGTGCGGGCACTGGTCACCGCGGCCGATGGTCCACGGACCTGGGAGTTGCGCTGCCTGGTTCGCGAAGGCCTGATCGACTACGTCCAGCGCGAGTATCCGGGATATTTGCCGCGTGTGCGGGCCGAGCTCTCCGGTGCAGACGAACCTGCGGGCGACGACGGGCCCAAGGTGTTGCCGCGCGACGCACACTCCGCCCTGACCGGATAGCCGGATCGCTCAGGGCGAGATGCCCAACAGCTCTTCCAGCGCCTGGATGTAGGTCTCGATCGGGAGGTCTTCCGGTGCTGCCGAGGCTGCGGTCATCAAGGCTTGTTGCTGGCGTGCGTTGAACTGCGCGATGGTCTCGATTTCGGTGCCGGTGGCCGGAACGATGTCCGGTGGCGCCCGGTGCAATGTCGCCTGCTCGTAGTCGTAGGCAATGCCGATGCCCGTGCCCTCGTCGAAGCGGCGCACGAAAATCTCCATGCCACGCGGCGTGCCGGCGTCGGTGTCGAAGCCAACCGGCACGACGATGCTGCCCATATGTGTTGTCGAGCCCAGGTCACAGGTGCGTCCGCCCGACGGGCCGGGGCTGAGGACGAAGGCATCCAGTCGCACCTGGTTGCCGTCGGCATCGAGCACCGGGTCGCCGTTCTCGTCGACCAGTGCATCCATGATGCCTTCCACATAGGCCCGCTCAGCGGCCATGGCATCCAGCTGTTCCGGGGCGCCGGGTTGATCAGGGTCACCCTGGGCGCCGAGTGCGACTAAAGCGGCGCTACGCGGGCCGGTGCGCCCGGTTTCGAGAATGCCTTCAATGCCCGTGCAGGACTCGCGGCCATTGCTGCGACCGCTATTGAGGCTGGAAAGGCAGGCCCGCGGGCTCGATCCGCCCTCCATTTCGAAGATACTGAAGTAGTCCCCGACATCGTAGTTTTGATTGCCGGCCCCCCGACTGGTGAATTCGGGGAGGTAGATGTCGTAGATATGTGCGCCCATGGCTTCCATTTGGGCCACGGCTGCGGCGATCAGCGCTGCCTGTTGTCCGGTCCCGGCGGGCGTGGTCGAACTGCCAAGCTGGCGCAGCACGCCGATATTGCGACCCGCGACGCCGTGGGCGTCGCGATCGAGATACTCGGTGTAGCTGGCGGGTCGCTCACCGGCTGGAAACTCCAAGGTTCGAAAGTCTCGTGGATCGACGCTGGCCATCGCGGTCAGCATCAGGGCGCTATCGGTGACGGTGCGGGTCATCGGCCCACCGGTGTCACGGGCATGAGACAGCGGGAAGATGCCATGCTGGCTGACCACGCCCATGGACGGCCGGATACCGACCAGCCCGTTCACCGAGGAGGGGTGGCGGATGGATTGGCAGGTATCCGACCCGGTCCCGCCCAAGGCAAAGTTGGCTGCTAGCGAGGCGCCGGTTCCGGATGAGGAGCCGGCCGGGGACTCAGCCGTGTTGTAAGGGTTTGAGACCTGGATTGCGCGCGCGGAAAAGCCGGTGGTGAAGTAGGCGAACTCATCCTGGTTGGCCTTGCCGAGAATGAGTGCACCAGCGGCCCGCAGGCCGCGCACCGATTCGGCGTCTATGCCAGCCTGATGCCCCAGCATGGCATAGCTACCCGAGGTGCTTGGGGCATCGAACGTATCGTAGTTGTCCTTGAGCAGGACCGGCATGCAATGCAGGTAACGGTCGCCCACGCCGCCGTCCCGTGCGTACAAGGCATCCAGCTCGGCCGCCTGGTCCAGCGCAGTCGGGTGGATAAAGAGCGCACCGCGGATGGGCAATCCCCCCGAGGGCTGGGGGTTGTCGTTGTAGGCAAAGATGCGGTCTATGTACATCTGTGCCAGTTCCACACAGGTCAGCGGGTCGCCATCTGCTGTGACCTGTTCGCCCGCGAATGCGGCATGGATGTCGGCGGTGGTCGCTTCGATCAGCTCGAACTGGACGGGCACCGCCGGCGGCTCTGGCGGCGGGGTGGTCGGATGTCCCCCACCCACGGGCTCGCTGGTGGCAGGACTTTGACCACAGGCGAATAGCCCGAGGCAGATGGAGAGCAGGGTAAGACGGATCAGCGAATTCATAGGCATTGGCGGGACGGTGGTTGCCGTGCGTGGCGACGGCGGTCACAGGCACCGCAAGCTTGGTGCCATGTGACAACATGGCTGGCGGATGCGGGCATTGAGTTCCTGAGCGACCCCGCCTAGTGTTCGCGCCATGACTGCCTCGCAATCCATTGCCCTCGTACTGGTCGGTGACGAGTTGTTGTCCGGCCGGCGGCGGGACAAGCATCTGCCGCATTTCGCTGCAGTGTTCGCGGCCCGTGGGTTAAGCCTGCGGCAGGTCTGGATCATTGGCGACGGGCGCGCCGATGTGGCCCGTGTGCTCGGCGATGCCCGCGCGCTGGGCTGTCCATTCATCTGCTGCGGCGGCATTGGCGCCACGCCTGACGATCAGACACGTCAGGCCGCCGCGCAGGCATTCGAGCGGCCGCTGAGGATTCATCCAGACGGCCAGACGCTGCTCGAGTCTTTGTACGGCGAACGCACCTACCCCCACCGGATTCGCATGGTCGAGTTCCCGGAAGGGGCCGAACTCATCCCCAATCCGGTGAACCAGGTTCCGGGGTTCGCCCTCGGCGATGGCTACTTCCTGCCGGGTTTTCCCGAGATGGCCTGGCCGATGGCGGAGTGGGTGCTGGAGCGTCGGTTCGGCGAGGTCGATGCCTCGGCGGCGCTGGTCACCTGCCGACTGGGGTTTCGGCAGGTTCCGGAATCTGACCTGATCCCGCTGCTGGATGACATCGGGGCCGAACACCCTCGTGTTCGCCTGTCCTGCCTGCCCAGCATGCGCGATGGGTT
Above is a window of Abyssibacter profundi DNA encoding:
- the egtD gene encoding L-histidine N(alpha)-methyltransferase codes for the protein MDGTDARLRISRIPPARPVGSLMDDVRQGLLAPPRRLPAKYFYDERGAKLFEDICATQDYYPSRCEAQLLETHGAALMQAMDARHLIELGSGSSRKTRHLLQHAAPGTIYWPFDVSEEMLRSSAAGLVAEWSGLQVHGLVGDYHAGLDLPIPDEGRRSVLFLGGTLGNFRPEQAEVFLGEIRGLLRAGDTLLLGADRVKAPGVLERAYDDREGVTAAFNLNVLRVLNRELDADFDLDGFSHRAVYNTEAERIEMYLESQREQAVRIGRLDQTLQFTAGERIRTELSHKYSEASLTALLEPAGFRIEQLLTTPEPTAYSLVLARAVD
- the argF gene encoding ornithine carbamoyltransferase, yielding MTKRDFLTLLDFTGPELDALIQRAIELKRDRHGHRPLVGRTLAMIFEKSSTRTRVSFEAGMAQLGGDALFLSPRDTQLGRGEPIEDTARVLGGMVDAVMIRNDDQQALERFAAACDVPVINALSDRFHPCQLLADVQTLVEHFGSVRGRRIAWVGDGNNVCNSFALAARQFGFTLSVACPEGFEPDADVLEQAGDCVQIVREPGAATAGADAVVTDVWASMGQESEQTSRVAAFAGYQVDEALMQQAAEHAVFLHCLPAHRGEEVAAGVIDGPRSLVWDEAENRLHAQKALLEFLMLPQ
- a CDS encoding superoxide dismutase: MAFTLPELPYARDALEPHMSKETLDFHYGKHHKTYVDKANSMIDDTEFANASLEEIIKNAGPGGLFNNCAQIWNHTFFWNGLTPGGSSPSAALAGEIDKAFGSMDAFKEKFNTSAAGNFGSGWTWLVKTADGQLDVVNTDDADNPMTAGHTPLLTADVWEHAYYIDYRNSRPKYLENFWQLVNWDFVEKNLNA
- the grxD gene encoding Grx4 family monothiol glutaredoxin, giving the protein MDALQRIKQKVDENPILIFMKGSPDFPQCGFSARASQALNACGVPYAYVNIYEDEEIYRSLPKFANWPTFPQLYVKGELIGGCDITLDLYQTGELQRMLKEAAGVEA
- a CDS encoding RNA-binding S4 domain-containing protein; this encodes MSRRKPEAAADAATARLDVWLWAVRLFKTRAMAQDAIRRGHVQVNGQDAKPSRGLRVGDTVFVERQGVRDEVEVCELLSKRVSATRAAEALQRTPSGEQMQAADVERRRVERLQNRPVAPPQRPNRQNRRAIRQFKERG
- the icd gene encoding isocitrate dehydrogenase (NADP(+)), which translates into the protein MGYKHIRYPSDGEKITVKDGQLKVPDNPILGYVEGDGIGPDITKACLRIWDAAVEIAYNGRRKVHWAELFLGEKAAGLYDGDYFPAETLEAVKDLIVAIKGPLTTPVGGGFRSLNVALRQELDLYACVRPVRHYAGVPSPLKKPEKVDVVIFRENTEDVYSGIEFQSGSDDQKKLETFLRDEMGATFFDESGLGVKPISPFATKRLVRKAIQYAIDNGRESVTLVHKGNIMKFTEGAFRNWGYEVAREEFGELTITEDELYSEYNGRAPEGKVVIKDRIADIIFQLMLLRPDEFDVLATMNLNGDYLSDACAAEVGGVGIAPGANMADHVAVFEATHGTAPKYANQNKVNPGSLLFSGVMMLEYIGWQEAADLITLSYPEVIRDKIVTYDFARQIDGATEVGTSQFADALIEQMRGGIDLEAKRKQRHEQLVKERKQREIRRLLEPLEEMIATGRTPQTVSDIMTRTLITVADSASVDEAMHLMQSENVSSIVVEPNDAGEWGIMTRRDIVTKIVRSNLSPTDTTVGEICSRPVFAVPPDMSLREAASAMADKNFSRLLVEKDGDMIGIASETDIFETVERFGWAAE
- a CDS encoding mechanosensitive ion channel family protein, with the translated sequence MPDDLIDQLESTLPLAEHPQLGVLLGAMLIVLVTGLLNAGLLYSLRGALRRRSFARSVVRRAHRPLLAILPLVGLMTYWDALPDAPAWVGPADKLTVLLFIFALTLTGVTAARDLGTSYLRATEPGAEQGDHRARRIHTQAQLLARIVAFLVAVVGVAAALMTFPGVRQIGASMLASAGVAGIVIGFAARPVLSNLLAGVQIALTQPIRLRDSVVVEGEWGWIEEIRATYVVVRIWDRRRLLLPLQWFIDHPFENWTRTSSNLIGVVSLWVDYRMPMQPLREDVTRLCEASDFWDGDLAILQVVDSTERGVRVRALVTAADGPRTWELRCLVREGLIDYVQREYPGYLPRVRAELSGADEPAGDDGPKVLPRDAHSALTG
- a CDS encoding amidase; protein product: MNSLIRLTLLSICLGLFACGQSPATSEPVGGGHPTTPPPEPPAVPVQFELIEATTADIHAAFAGEQVTADGDPLTCVELAQMYIDRIFAYNDNPQPSGGLPIRGALFIHPTALDQAAELDALYARDGGVGDRYLHCMPVLLKDNYDTFDAPSTSGSYAMLGHQAGIDAESVRGLRAAGALILGKANQDEFAYFTTGFSARAIQVSNPYNTAESPAGSSSGTGASLAANFALGGTGSDTCQSIRHPSSVNGLVGIRPSMGVVSQHGIFPLSHARDTGGPMTRTVTDSALMLTAMASVDPRDFRTLEFPAGERPASYTEYLDRDAHGVAGRNIGVLRQLGSSTTPAGTGQQAALIAAAVAQMEAMGAHIYDIYLPEFTSRGAGNQNYDVGDYFSIFEMEGGSSPRACLSSLNSGRSNGRESCTGIEGILETGRTGPRSAALVALGAQGDPDQPGAPEQLDAMAAERAYVEGIMDALVDENGDPVLDADGNQVRLDAFVLSPGPSGGRTCDLGSTTHMGSIVVPVGFDTDAGTPRGMEIFVRRFDEGTGIGIAYDYEQATLHRAPPDIVPATGTEIETIAQFNARQQQALMTAASAAPEDLPIETYIQALEELLGISP
- a CDS encoding competence/damage-inducible protein A — protein: MTASQSIALVLVGDELLSGRRRDKHLPHFAAVFAARGLSLRQVWIIGDGRADVARVLGDARALGCPFICCGGIGATPDDQTRQAAAQAFERPLRIHPDGQTLLESLYGERTYPHRIRMVEFPEGAELIPNPVNQVPGFALGDGYFLPGFPEMAWPMAEWVLERRFGEVDASAALVTCRLGFRQVPESDLIPLLDDIGAEHPRVRLSCLPSMRDGFPVEVGATGRAPDAQAAIQAFEAGARAAGLEPHALGKR